A window from Kovacikia minuta CCNUW1 encodes these proteins:
- a CDS encoding acyltransferase family protein — protein MTFSKKSSSQRLAWIEGTRIFAAVMILLYHAQLLMTHYAFTPQPTGVAHNLTLMGEATDRLGNTLVASILSFPIWFGFQFVDVFILISGFSLVLSLKGKPLEPIPFLKRRFLRILWPFWTVAWLSYPVLWGIGKSTNSYIPDPWHIFAGLTFPLLFDYAAEPLLPTSGPWWFVSLILSFTFIFPYLWELLQRWGSRNLLGVSLLLTLGYRTLAVYVFGGHPTYVVLDTPANWLPFVPFLAKLSTFVLGMVVAKAYGNGKGPLFWQPRRALLVGILLYAIGFICQFYWSGWIFADALLPIGLTLCCMVAFRSLSNFRGADSAMRWLGSRSYSYFLIHNFVIDRTIQLIVGDNLSLYYLLLPAMLLGTLILAEVVDFTTPAIQHLIITGWRTVNRALTKYPVSPRESWNSAAENASREPTCQNRGSLTNHRSITATK, from the coding sequence ATGACATTTTCGAAAAAATCCTCATCTCAACGGTTGGCGTGGATTGAAGGGACACGAATTTTCGCGGCGGTGATGATCCTGCTATACCACGCCCAATTGTTGATGACTCATTATGCCTTTACGCCTCAGCCAACAGGGGTTGCTCATAACCTGACCTTGATGGGAGAAGCGACCGATCGCCTGGGAAATACTTTAGTCGCATCGATCCTGAGCTTTCCAATCTGGTTTGGGTTCCAATTTGTTGACGTATTTATCTTGATTAGTGGCTTTAGTTTGGTGTTGTCCTTAAAGGGAAAACCCCTGGAACCGATTCCCTTTCTGAAGCGCCGATTTTTACGCATCCTATGGCCTTTCTGGACGGTTGCCTGGTTGTCTTACCCCGTTCTTTGGGGGATTGGAAAATCTACAAATAGCTATATTCCCGACCCGTGGCACATATTTGCCGGTTTAACCTTTCCATTGCTATTCGATTACGCCGCTGAACCGCTACTGCCGACCAGCGGACCCTGGTGGTTTGTGTCGCTGATTCTGAGTTTTACCTTTATATTCCCGTATTTGTGGGAACTGCTACAACGGTGGGGAAGCCGCAATTTACTGGGTGTCAGTTTACTCCTGACCTTAGGCTATCGGACTCTTGCAGTTTACGTTTTTGGTGGACATCCAACCTACGTGGTTCTGGACACACCCGCCAATTGGTTGCCTTTTGTACCGTTTCTGGCCAAGCTGAGTACGTTCGTCCTGGGAATGGTGGTAGCAAAAGCCTATGGCAATGGGAAAGGTCCCCTTTTCTGGCAACCTCGTAGAGCACTATTGGTCGGAATCTTGCTTTATGCGATCGGCTTTATCTGCCAGTTCTACTGGTCTGGCTGGATTTTTGCAGATGCCTTACTGCCAATCGGACTCACGCTCTGCTGTATGGTTGCTTTTCGATCACTGTCGAATTTTCGCGGTGCCGATTCAGCCATGCGATGGTTGGGTTCTCGCAGCTATAGCTATTTTCTGATTCATAATTTCGTCATCGATCGCACGATCCAACTTATTGTCGGCGACAATCTCTCACTCTATTACCTGTTGCTCCCTGCAATGCTGCTAGGAACATTAATTCTGGCAGAAGTTGTGGACTTTACCACCCCTGCAATTCAGCATTTGATTATAACCGGGTGGAGAACGGTTAATCGGGCTTTAACGAAGTATCCAGTTTCTCCAAGAGAATCCTGGAACTCAGCCGCAGAAAATGCTTCCAGAGAACCTACTTGCCAAAATCGAGGTTCCCTTACCAATCACCGCAGCATAACTGCAACGAAATGA
- a CDS encoding glycosyltransferase: MAEISLGATLLSLIIWLGLLVGWGQFWRCDQRLEARDEGGRMRDETFIPYSPSPISHPSVCAVVPARNEAELLPVTLRSLLNQNYPGNFQIVLVDDQSTDGTAQIAQQTAEELGKFQQFNLIAAQPLPAGWSGKLWAMEQGFQKAQTFSPEYILLTDADIEHDSDNLQRLVTKAIQEDLDLVSVMVRLRCESFWEKFLIPAFVFFFQKLYPFRWVNHPNNPTAAAAGGCILIRREALEQIGGLAAIRQALIDDCALAQAVKSGDRGQGTGDRGTPTPYTPHPTPGKIWLGLSDRTHSLRPYPSLETIWNMVARTAFTQLNYNPLLLVGTLIGMALVYLVPPLGLMVGVLTGSWMVALLGLVGWLLMALAYFPTIRFYHCSPLFAVGLPAIAVLYNLMTLDSALRYWRGQGGAWKGRVYPHT; encoded by the coding sequence ATGGCTGAAATTAGTTTAGGCGCAACGCTGCTATCCCTGATCATCTGGTTGGGGCTACTGGTGGGATGGGGGCAGTTTTGGCGTTGTGATCAGAGGCTAGAAGCAAGGGATGAGGGCGGAAGGATGAGGGATGAAACATTTATCCCCTATTCTCCATCCCCCATCTCCCATCCCTCCGTCTGTGCGGTCGTTCCTGCCCGGAATGAAGCGGAGTTGTTGCCTGTGACGCTGCGATCGCTCCTGAACCAAAATTACCCTGGCAATTTTCAGATTGTTCTGGTCGATGACCAGAGTACGGATGGCACAGCCCAGATTGCTCAACAGACTGCTGAAGAATTAGGCAAGTTCCAGCAATTTAATCTAATTGCTGCACAACCGCTGCCTGCGGGCTGGTCGGGTAAGTTGTGGGCAATGGAGCAGGGTTTCCAAAAAGCTCAAACTTTCTCACCTGAGTACATCCTGCTGACTGATGCCGATATTGAACATGACTCTGACAACCTGCAACGCCTGGTTACGAAAGCCATTCAGGAAGATCTGGATCTGGTTTCAGTTATGGTGCGCTTGCGGTGTGAGAGCTTTTGGGAAAAATTTCTGATTCCCGCCTTTGTCTTTTTCTTTCAAAAGCTCTATCCCTTTCGCTGGGTCAATCATCCCAATAACCCGACTGCGGCTGCGGCTGGAGGCTGTATTTTGATTCGGCGGGAAGCTCTGGAGCAAATCGGTGGACTGGCAGCAATCCGACAGGCATTAATTGATGATTGTGCCCTGGCGCAAGCGGTGAAATCAGGGGACAGGGGACAGGGGACAGGGGACAGGGGAACCCCCACACCCTACACCCCACACCCCACTCCAGGAAAGATCTGGCTTGGTTTGAGCGATCGCACCCACAGTCTGCGTCCCTATCCTTCGCTGGAAACGATCTGGAATATGGTTGCTCGGACTGCGTTTACTCAACTCAACTACAACCCACTGCTACTGGTTGGAACGCTGATTGGGATGGCGCTCGTTTACCTTGTACCACCCCTGGGATTGATGGTAGGAGTCCTGACAGGAAGCTGGATGGTGGCACTGCTGGGGCTGGTGGGTTGGCTGTTGATGGCGTTGGCGTACTTTCCCACCATTCGCTTCTACCACTGTTCTCCGCTATTTGCGGTTGGCTTACCCGCGATCGCCGTTCTCTATAACTTAATGACTTTAGACTCGGCCCTGAGATACTGGCGTGGACAGGGTGGTGCCTGGAAAGGGCGAGTATACCCCCATACCTAA
- a CDS encoding ABC transporter six-transmembrane domain-containing protein, whose protein sequence is MVTKSLVQMLQVLFAKYRWAILATYGLTFLENLFDLIYPFITGMTIDGLLKGNYTALIALTCIWLIHTITGVFRNVYDTRTFSRIYASLASTIVLEQEQQGIPTSQIVARSALSREFVDFFEQDIPRIVTALFGFIGALVMLLFYDLQIVLYCLLLFIPLLTLNHFYARRSLTLNHKLNSQLENEVDILTRCQPGDVQLHYRLLATHRIHLSNAMAFNWGVMELFIIVLFVAVITRTVALPNAQPGDIYAIISYVWNYRQSLDVVPTLVQQLSRLQDIGERMQFD, encoded by the coding sequence ATGGTCACCAAATCCCTTGTCCAGATGTTGCAAGTTCTGTTTGCAAAGTATCGCTGGGCAATTCTTGCAACCTATGGATTAACGTTTCTCGAAAACTTGTTCGACTTGATCTACCCATTCATTACCGGAATGACGATCGATGGCTTGTTGAAAGGAAACTATACGGCGCTGATCGCTCTAACCTGCATCTGGTTAATCCACACCATTACGGGTGTTTTTCGGAATGTTTACGATACCCGCACCTTTAGCCGCATTTATGCCAGCTTAGCCAGCACCATTGTTCTGGAACAGGAACAGCAGGGAATTCCAACTTCGCAAATCGTGGCGCGATCGGCATTATCACGGGAATTTGTCGATTTTTTTGAGCAGGATATTCCCCGGATTGTAACTGCCCTTTTTGGCTTTATCGGCGCATTGGTCATGCTTCTGTTCTATGACCTTCAAATTGTTTTATATTGCCTGCTTCTATTCATTCCACTGCTTACCCTTAACCATTTCTATGCCCGCCGATCATTAACTCTAAATCACAAACTCAACAGTCAACTGGAGAATGAAGTTGATATACTCACACGGTGCCAGCCTGGAGATGTTCAGTTGCACTACCGCTTACTTGCAACCCATCGCATCCATCTCTCAAACGCGATGGCATTCAACTGGGGAGTAATGGAGTTGTTTATTATTGTTCTGTTTGTTGCCGTCATTACACGCACGGTAGCACTACCAAACGCGCAACCTGGAGATATTTACGCCATCATTTCCTACGTCTGGAATTATCGTCAAAGCCTTGATGTTGTACCAACGTTAGTTCAACAGTTGAGCCGTTTACAGGATATTGGGGAACGAATGCAATTTGATTGA
- a CDS encoding Mo-dependent nitrogenase C-terminal domain-containing protein, translated as MSDSELVLGNNLQAPKPQSSDFDVLHPIRQWLDNLPIDDPKLARFLYKIIPGQCPFERDIILFGRKVGHIPPLCKLNPLYDQFVGLRFRSHCYLIDECGETV; from the coding sequence ATGTCAGATTCCGAACTAGTACTTGGCAACAACTTGCAAGCACCAAAGCCACAATCTTCAGACTTTGATGTGTTGCACCCTATCCGTCAATGGCTGGACAACTTACCAATTGACGATCCCAAACTGGCCCGGTTTCTATACAAAATCATTCCGGGTCAGTGTCCCTTCGAACGAGACATTATCCTATTTGGCCGTAAAGTAGGGCACATCCCTCCCCTGTGCAAACTCAACCCCCTCTATGATCAGTTTGTTGGGTTGCGCTTCCGCTCCCATTGCTACCTGATTGATGAGTGCGGCGAGACGGTGTAG
- a CDS encoding acyl-CoA dehydrogenase family protein encodes MESNQALLAIAETLLQQKIAPFAAVIDNDPEALRSALQELGNASLLGLRIPQHWGGAEVDGITFRFFQEIVARCSGALAFLQAQHQSAGSLLARSENEALKQQYLPYMNSGQALVGISFAHLRRTPSPIKAIAVPGGYQLNGQAPWVTGAGCFQTFIVAAVLPNEQVVYGMVPFQSTRQETGGAIVCSDPMQLAAMTSTGTVTVEFQDWLLSAAQVVQVEPLAAIAKSDRLNVLHHSFFALGCARAGLDILERTYQQKQLGFIQTACEALAQELAACRQAIFTATTEGNHSPSNLFATNLQLRAWAIELAVRCAHAAIAASSGAANSNQHPAQRIYREALVYTVSGQTAAVMEATLARLTFSTRLTQI; translated from the coding sequence ATGGAATCTAACCAGGCTTTACTCGCGATCGCGGAAACCCTCCTTCAACAGAAAATCGCTCCTTTCGCAGCGGTAATTGACAATGATCCAGAAGCACTTCGTTCAGCCCTACAGGAATTGGGAAATGCTTCCCTTCTGGGATTGCGGATACCTCAACATTGGGGTGGTGCAGAGGTTGATGGGATAACCTTTCGGTTTTTTCAAGAAATTGTTGCCCGCTGTTCTGGAGCTTTGGCATTTTTGCAGGCACAGCATCAAAGTGCGGGAAGTTTGCTGGCGCGCAGTGAGAATGAGGCTCTAAAGCAACAGTACCTCCCTTACATGAATAGTGGACAGGCATTGGTGGGAATCAGTTTTGCCCATTTGAGACGCACCCCTTCACCCATAAAGGCGATCGCAGTCCCCGGTGGGTATCAGTTAAATGGTCAGGCTCCCTGGGTGACGGGTGCTGGCTGTTTTCAAACCTTCATCGTTGCGGCTGTGTTGCCCAATGAACAGGTGGTATATGGCATGGTGCCGTTCCAATCGACGCGCCAGGAGACGGGTGGCGCGATCGTCTGTAGTGATCCCATGCAATTGGCAGCAATGACCTCCACAGGAACAGTCACCGTGGAGTTTCAGGATTGGCTGTTGTCCGCTGCTCAGGTTGTGCAAGTAGAACCGTTGGCTGCCATTGCCAAAAGCGATCGGCTCAATGTTCTACATCACAGTTTTTTTGCCCTTGGGTGCGCCAGAGCAGGTCTCGATATTTTAGAAAGGACCTATCAACAAAAGCAATTGGGATTTATTCAAACCGCCTGCGAAGCATTGGCTCAGGAGTTAGCGGCATGTCGTCAGGCAATTTTTACCGCGACAACGGAAGGGAATCATTCTCCGTCAAATTTGTTTGCCACAAATTTGCAATTACGCGCCTGGGCGATAGAATTGGCAGTTCGTTGTGCCCATGCAGCGATCGCGGCTTCCAGTGGTGCGGCAAATAGCAACCAGCATCCAGCTCAACGGATCTATCGGGAAGCTTTGGTCTACACCGTTTCTGGTCAAACCGCAGCAGTTATGGAAGCAACGCTTGCCAGGTTGACATTCAGCACTCGCCTAACCCAAATTTGA
- the shc gene encoding squalene--hopene cyclase, whose translation MQIQDKVTASSEAVLAKLDEIIARSQEYLLSTQNPNGYWWAELESNVTITAEVVLLHKIWGTDTTRPLNKIEKYLRSQQRSHGGWELFYGDGGELSTTVEAYMALKLLGVPETDPALVKAKKFILERGGISKTRIFTKMHLALIGCYDWRGIPSIPPWLMLLPNNFPITIYEMSSWARGSTVPLLILFDQKPVYITNPAISLDELYVEGRENARFELPRSGDWTDLFVMLDDAFKLAENLNLVPFRHEGLKAAEKWVLERQEDTGDWGGIIPAMLNSLLALRCLHYNPADPVIERGLKAVDNFALETETDYWIQPCISPVWDTALVMRSLVDSGLSPDHPALQRGGQWLLDKQILDYGDWAVKNRQGKPGGWAFEFDNRFYPDVDDTAVVVMALQAVQLSNEPLKQAAIARAVNWIATMQCTPGGWAAFDLNNDQDWLNLIPYGDLKAMIDPNTADVTARVLEMVGKLGDSQELGARSQEPGEFKTQNSKFKTQNSSPHPSSLIPHPSLDRALTYLRQEQEPEGCWFGRWGVNYIYGTSGVLAALSLIAPQTHQREIERGAGWLVSCQNPDGGWGETCFSYNDPTLKGQGDSTASQTAWAIIGLLAAGDATGQYEMDAIENGVSYLIKTQRPNGTWDEDYFTGTGFPCHFYLKYHLYQQHFPLTALGRYRAVKQKI comes from the coding sequence ATGCAAATTCAAGATAAGGTTACAGCTTCGAGTGAGGCTGTACTGGCAAAGCTGGATGAAATTATTGCTCGGAGTCAGGAGTATTTACTGTCAACCCAAAACCCCAATGGCTATTGGTGGGCTGAGCTAGAGTCCAATGTGACGATTACAGCAGAAGTGGTTCTGCTGCACAAAATTTGGGGAACAGATACAACCCGCCCACTGAACAAGATTGAGAAATACCTGCGATCGCAACAACGTTCCCACGGGGGTTGGGAACTGTTCTACGGCGATGGTGGAGAACTCAGTACCACAGTTGAAGCCTACATGGCACTGAAGCTACTAGGTGTGCCCGAAACTGACCCTGCCCTCGTGAAGGCGAAGAAGTTCATTCTGGAACGGGGCGGGATCAGCAAAACGCGCATTTTCACAAAAATGCACCTGGCATTGATTGGCTGCTATGACTGGCGCGGCATTCCCTCCATCCCACCCTGGTTGATGCTGCTGCCCAACAACTTTCCTATCACCATTTATGAAATGTCCAGTTGGGCGAGGGGAAGTACAGTCCCACTGCTGATCCTGTTTGACCAGAAACCCGTTTACATTACCAATCCCGCAATTTCGCTGGATGAACTTTATGTTGAAGGGCGGGAAAATGCTCGGTTTGAATTGCCCCGCAGCGGAGATTGGACCGATCTGTTCGTGATGCTAGATGATGCCTTTAAACTGGCGGAAAATCTGAACCTGGTTCCTTTTCGCCACGAAGGACTGAAAGCCGCCGAGAAATGGGTTCTGGAGCGGCAAGAGGATACGGGCGACTGGGGGGGCATCATCCCTGCAATGCTGAACTCTCTACTGGCGTTGCGTTGTCTTCATTACAATCCCGCCGACCCAGTCATCGAACGGGGGCTAAAGGCAGTAGACAACTTTGCCCTGGAAACCGAAACCGACTATTGGATTCAACCCTGTATTTCACCCGTTTGGGATACGGCGCTGGTGATGAGATCGCTGGTCGATTCCGGTTTGTCCCCTGACCACCCCGCCTTACAAAGGGGCGGACAGTGGCTTCTCGACAAACAAATTCTTGATTATGGCGATTGGGCAGTCAAAAACCGTCAGGGCAAACCCGGCGGTTGGGCATTTGAGTTCGATAATCGCTTTTATCCCGATGTGGATGATACCGCCGTTGTGGTCATGGCACTCCAGGCAGTTCAGCTATCCAACGAACCCCTGAAGCAAGCCGCGATCGCCCGTGCCGTCAACTGGATCGCCACCATGCAGTGTACTCCTGGTGGTTGGGCAGCTTTCGATCTCAACAACGACCAGGACTGGCTCAATCTGATCCCCTACGGGGATCTCAAAGCCATGATTGATCCCAACACGGCCGACGTGACTGCGCGAGTGTTGGAAATGGTTGGGAAGTTAGGGGACAGCCAGGAGCTAGGAGCCAGGAGCCAGGAGCCAGGAGAATTCAAAACTCAAAACTCAAAATTCAAAACTCAAAATTCTTCTCCCCATCCCTCATCCCTCATCCCCCATCCTTCCCTCGATCGCGCCCTCACCTACCTGCGCCAGGAACAGGAACCCGAAGGCTGCTGGTTTGGTCGCTGGGGAGTAAATTACATCTACGGTACAAGCGGGGTTCTAGCTGCCCTCTCCCTGATTGCGCCCCAGACCCACCAGCGCGAAATTGAGCGGGGCGCAGGCTGGCTAGTCAGTTGCCAAAATCCTGATGGGGGTTGGGGCGAAACCTGCTTCAGCTACAACGACCCAACGCTGAAAGGACAGGGAGACAGTACAGCTTCCCAAACTGCCTGGGCGATCATTGGGCTACTGGCAGCCGGAGATGCCACCGGGCAATACGAGATGGACGCGATCGAGAACGGTGTTTCCTATCTCATCAAAACCCAACGTCCGAATGGTACCTGGGATGAGGACTACTTCACAGGAACGGGGTTCCCCTGCCACTTCTACCTGAAGTACCACCTCTACCAGCAACACTTTCCGCTAACTGCTTTGGGACGCTATCGAGCTGTGAAACAAAAAATATAG
- a CDS encoding YMGG-like glycine zipper-containing protein, translated as MNQILRRTFLSSLVATGLVGGTLLPMKPASADDTLLRNIGIGAATGAVSGVVTRHSPLAGGVNGAAAGAAVTGANRAFGRHPGHRDLPRDAAVGAAAGLVTGTVTGRHRPLKNAIDGAAAGAAINLITR; from the coding sequence ATGAATCAAATATTAAGACGTACATTTCTATCCAGTTTGGTTGCAACAGGTCTGGTAGGAGGAACGTTGCTGCCGATGAAACCTGCATCAGCAGACGATACGCTGCTCCGGAACATTGGTATTGGAGCTGCAACGGGTGCGGTAAGCGGGGTTGTGACCCGTCACTCGCCCCTGGCAGGTGGTGTGAATGGTGCAGCAGCAGGGGCGGCTGTGACAGGAGCAAACCGTGCCTTTGGACGGCACCCAGGGCATCGGGATTTACCCAGGGATGCCGCTGTGGGTGCGGCAGCCGGTTTAGTGACAGGAACAGTTACCGGGCGTCATCGCCCGCTCAAGAATGCGATCGACGGGGCGGCGGCGGGTGCAGCCATCAACTTAATTACCCGTTAG
- a CDS encoding TetR/AcrR family transcriptional regulator, whose translation MPKIVDSEQYRSELLHKCFDLLAEKGYANVTTRQLSKELGISTGAMYHYFPSKKALFEQLVEELGRQDVAALQQMVVGANTLHQKLAALEKYLIDNEDYFIKQTAIWTDFCINSNAGEVSSNAVFKRVDEQYCQAIAAALGLSNPRVTQFIWTLINGVLLEQVSQRDSKVFGEQVHLLIEMLTAYFEKLPG comes from the coding sequence AACAATATCGGAGTGAACTGCTCCACAAATGTTTTGATTTGCTTGCAGAAAAGGGCTATGCCAACGTCACAACGCGCCAACTTTCTAAGGAACTGGGTATTTCAACCGGCGCAATGTACCACTACTTCCCCAGTAAAAAAGCGCTGTTTGAACAACTGGTTGAGGAGTTGGGACGGCAAGATGTGGCAGCATTACAGCAAATGGTTGTCGGGGCAAATACCCTGCATCAAAAGCTGGCAGCCCTGGAAAAGTACCTGATCGACAATGAGGATTACTTTATTAAGCAAACCGCCATTTGGACAGATTTCTGTATCAATTCGAATGCCGGAGAAGTATCAAGTAATGCCGTGTTTAAGCGGGTCGATGAGCAGTATTGTCAGGCGATCGCGGCGGCACTGGGACTCAGCAATCCCCGTGTGACTCAGTTCATCTGGACGTTGATCAACGGCGTATTGCTGGAGCAGGTCAGCCAGCGCGACTCGAAAGTTTTTGGGGAGCAAGTTCACCTGCTGATTGAAATGCTGACTGCCTATTTCGAGAAACTTCCGGGGTGA
- a CDS encoding YkvA family protein produces MKFLIKPLYNWYRNVIRNSKYRWLIVLGSFLYLVSPVDLATDVIPVLGWIDDGVIATVLVTELSQFALEQLKNRKEKSAKPIDGATISAV; encoded by the coding sequence ATGAAATTTCTAATCAAACCACTCTACAACTGGTATCGCAATGTCATCCGCAATTCAAAGTATCGCTGGTTAATTGTGCTGGGTAGTTTCCTTTACCTGGTCAGCCCCGTGGATTTGGCAACAGATGTAATTCCAGTGTTGGGGTGGATTGATGATGGTGTAATTGCAACGGTACTGGTGACAGAACTATCTCAATTTGCACTAGAGCAACTCAAAAATCGTAAGGAAAAGAGTGCCAAGCCTATCGATGGGGCAACGATTTCAGCAGTTTGA
- a CDS encoding Coq4 family protein: MDWMSHLKPTPVLQRFLLLCCRPRLFLRMLQVQAMPTFPPFLALLTGDSDLDIVGEMSATLLPTASFNQAATYLQQDPACAALIAERYMAPPHDLEVLLQYPQDSLGYIYAKQMKARGFRAEDLYEGMTINSDASYVEARLSQTHDIWHVVTGFGTTIADEIGLQAFHLPQFPYPLAVALLSSSMMSTLLFSPEELPQLLEAIRRGWEMGKLAKPLFAQKWEEGWEKPLAVWRSELGIQLDTIVISH; this comes from the coding sequence ATGGATTGGATGAGTCACTTAAAACCAACCCCAGTTCTTCAGCGTTTCCTGCTGCTGTGTTGTCGTCCCAGGCTGTTTCTACGGATGTTGCAAGTACAGGCAATGCCAACGTTTCCGCCCTTCCTGGCACTCCTCACAGGAGATTCTGATCTGGATATTGTTGGAGAAATGAGTGCAACCCTGCTCCCTACCGCCTCGTTTAATCAAGCTGCGACTTACTTGCAGCAAGACCCTGCCTGTGCGGCACTGATTGCAGAGCGGTATATGGCTCCTCCCCACGATTTGGAAGTACTGCTGCAATATCCCCAGGATTCCTTGGGCTATATCTACGCCAAGCAGATGAAAGCACGCGGATTCCGGGCAGAAGATTTGTATGAGGGAATGACCATCAACTCTGATGCCAGTTATGTGGAAGCCCGCCTCAGCCAAACCCATGACATCTGGCATGTGGTCACGGGTTTTGGAACCACGATCGCAGACGAAATTGGGCTACAGGCATTTCACCTGCCCCAGTTTCCCTATCCTCTAGCCGTGGCATTGCTTTCCAGCAGCATGATGTCTACCTTGCTGTTTAGTCCTGAAGAATTGCCCCAGTTGCTAGAAGCAATCCGGAGGGGATGGGAAATGGGGAAGTTGGCAAAACCTTTATTTGCTCAAAAATGGGAAGAAGGTTGGGAAAAACCATTGGCAGTCTGGCGATCGGAGTTAGGGATTCAACTTGACACGATAGTCATTAGTCACTAA